The following are from one region of the Nicotiana tomentosiformis chromosome 7, ASM39032v3, whole genome shotgun sequence genome:
- the LOC138895732 gene encoding uncharacterized protein, with protein MAKSSTRETPFSLVYGVEALIPVEVGEPTLRYSQTNEESNNKAMLVNLELLEGRRDLAHVRMAAQNRRMERYYNRRANFRFLKVGDLVLRKVTQNTQELNAGKLGF; from the coding sequence ATGGCCAAATCAAGTACAagagaaactcctttttccctcGTATACGGTGTTGAAGCCTTAATCCCGGTTGAAGTgggcgaacccactttgagatattctcagACAAATGAAGAATCGAATAACAAAGCAATGCtagtcaacttggaactgctcgagggacgcagggacttggcgcatgtaagaatggcagctcaaaatCGGAGGAtggagagatattacaatcgaagagccaatttcCGTTTtctcaaagtaggagacttggttctaaggaaagtaacacAAAATACCCAAGAGCTCAACGCGGGAAAGCTAGGTTTCTGA